In Cydia fagiglandana chromosome 9, ilCydFagi1.1, whole genome shotgun sequence, a single window of DNA contains:
- the LOC134667310 gene encoding protein yellow-like, with amino-acid sequence MMVLAVEDQQARFCGTLLSQYDPALLDVFKLEMAYGIERFFFLSYCLACCWPQLQVAGQARGLRTVRQWAELDFQFPSEAVRSAALNDRYYVPGNSVPIDVDVQHRRGNLQSRIFVTVPRFDEGRPMTLGTVDENARIYPYPDYTWHDNQGHNCDGMTSVFRVAIDECNRLWVMDTGKIKETQVCPPQLLAFDLSNDNLIYRHRVNASNYVASSLFITPVVDIRKSSPEDCADTFVYVADVTGFGILVVDVARDNSWRVTHRLMFPFPSRGSFTIDGESFELMDGVLGMALSPWRRGRDRYLYFHALASTTENVVRTGVLRNESFIGNHNADPRSINVFPEERTSQSAAEAMDRDGILFFGLMEPPSIWCWNSATEYTPRNFHQIAIDRETLQFASGMKIVNNLKGDQELWILTSSFQRVMTGSLNSRRVNFRIHAQSVSRLLEGSACRNPPKDQHHGYHANLITPTGYRRITPRYGVVSHL; translated from the exons ATGATGGTGTTGGCGGTGGAGGATCAACAAGCCCGGTTTTGTGGAACGCTGCTCAGCCAATATG ACCCAGCCCTACTAGACGTGTTCAAATTAGAAATGGCGTACGGCATCGAGCGGTTCTTCTTCCTGTCGTACTGCCTGGCGTGCTGCTGGCCGCAGCTGCAGGTGGCGGGGCAGGCGCGTGGGCTCCGCACGGTGCGCCAGTGGGCCGAGCTGGACTTCCAGTTCCCCTCCGAGGCCGTGCGCTCGGCCGCGCTGAACGACCGGTATTATGTACCTGGAAACTCGGTGCCTATTGATGTCGACGTGCAGCATAGACGAG GGAATTTGCAATCGCGCATTTTCGTGACCGTTCCACGTTTCGACGAAGGACGGCCGATGACACTGGGCACAGTGGACGAGAACGCGCGCATTTACCCGTACCCTGACTACACCTGGCATGACAACCAGGGGCACAACTGCGATGGCATGACCTCCGTCTTCAGAGTAGCT ATCGATGAGTGCAACCGGCTTTGGGTGATGGACACAGGCAAGATCAAGGAAACCCAGGTCTGCCCGCCACAACTGCTGGCCTTCGACCTGAGCAACGACAATCTGATCTACCGGCACAGAGTCAATGCCTCAAACTATGTGGCGTCTTCACTGTTTATTACACCA GTGGTAGACATCCGCAAGTCCAGTCCCGAGGACTGCGCGGACACGTTCGTGTATGTGGCCGACGTGACCGGCTTCGGCATACTGGTCGTAGATGTGGCGCGTGACAACTCCTGGCGCGTCACGCATCGGCTCATGTTCCCCTTCCCCTCGCGCGGCAGCTTCACTATCGATG GTGAGAGTTTCGAACTGATGGATGGCGTGCTGGGGATGGCGTTGTCGCCGTGGCGACGCGGGCGCGATCGCTACCTGTACTTCCATGCGCTCGCCTCCACTACTGAGAATGTAGTCAGGACCGGCGTGCTGCGCAATGAGTCCTTCATAGGAAACCACAACGCCGACCCCCGCTCCATTAAT GTTTTCCCGGAGGAACGCACGTCACAGTCAGCAGCCGAGGCTATGGACCGTGACGGCATCCTCTTCTTCGGGCTCATGGAGCCTCCAAGCATATGGTGCTGGAACTCCGCCACCGAATATACTCCACGAAACTTCCACCAAATCGCCATTGACAGAGAAACGCTACAGTTCGCCAGTGGCATGAAAATTGTTAACAATCTAAAAGGCGATCAAGAACTCTGGATCTTGACTTCCAGCTTCCAAAGAGTAATGACAGGATCTCTCAACTCTAGAAGAGTAAACTTTAGAATTCATGCCCAAAGTGTTTCTCGGCTTCTAGAAGGTTCCGCATGCAGGAATCCCCCAAAGGATCAGCACCATGGTTACCATGCGAATCTTATTACGCCGACGGGTTACAGACGTATTACTCCCAGATATGGCGTTGTATCACATCTTTAG
- the LOC134667629 gene encoding ATP synthase subunit O, mitochondrial-like, translated as MLRLFVRNMCSVGQVKRPPIQVFGVEGRYVTALYSAASQKGQLEEVDKHLRILEKELSNPKMVDFLETSVVSRVQKAKFLQEAAKQVGMPDTAANFLGLVAENGRLRKLKRMITMFLMVMVAHNNKALCEVITATPLDDGSRQSLMDALKKFVKGDKKIELTEKVDPSIIGGMIVGVEDKHIDMSISRKIQMYTDILKQSV; from the exons atGCTGCGATTATTTGTAAGGAATATGTGCTCAGTAGGCCAAGTAAAAAGACCGCCAATTCAAGTTTTTG GGGTAGAAGGGCGATATGTCACTGCGTTGTACAGCGCAGCCAGCCAAAAGGGTCAACTAGAGGAAGTGGATAAGCATTTGAGGATCCTGGAAAAGGAGCTCTCCAACCCTAAGATGGTTGATTTTCTTGAAACTAGTGTGGTATCGCGCGTTCAAAAAGCTAAGTTCCTGCAAGAGGCAGCTAAACAAGTTG GTATGCCTGACACCGCAGCTAACTTCCTAGGATTGGTCGCCGAAAACGGACGACTCAGAAAACTAAAGCGCATGATAACAATGTTTCTGATGGTAATGGTCGCGCACAACAACAAGGCCCTCTGTGAGGTTATCACCGCCACGCCCCTCGATGATGGATCCCGACAGTCCCTCATGGATGCCCTTAAGAAATTCGTCAAGGGAGACAAGAAGATCGAGCTCACGGAGAAGGTGGATCCCTCGATAATAGGAGGGATGATAGTGGGTGTGGAGGACAAGCATATAGATATGAGCATTTCTAGGAAAATTCAGATGTATACCGATATACTGAAGCAATCTGTCTAA
- the LOC134667313 gene encoding UPF0764 protein C16orf89 homolog yields MLVKYIALFVSLKTALGIYPYFDTQDFIYNVPKVYRISITLDKLLEYYEKKPSKDPEWYISLGLARGQLEYTINELDKSVPPKLKENLQNLTRKMDRIRNNTDITKLAYRSKDYEYVAKAIFENLDVLSSIMEPITLGTMGTQKPYRFDFEQYVQEARTKMPGRKAADACTMQLLVSAMETQTTQSDGSCELSPECSQQIMKGAGLAFQQTSRLRAATLARLFDCMDGVDLNAQIYKLCIQIYKETKSLEAWDHPAGTRTIFMQQVMYCAHHGYGEFIKPRWMNKIISWQEPKGCYSDDRRPFMRLTGFVTAAPPAQKEREEEYRVKKAAVSEGGPCNSLTSAMALGSLVVYIRALLETDQAFQYDVLE; encoded by the exons ATGCTAGTTAAATACATCGCCCTCTTCGTATCTTTGAAAACAGCTTTGGGTATTTACCCATACTTCGATACGCAAGATTTCATCTACAATGTGCCTAAAGTGTATAGAATTTCTATAACGCTGGATAAATTATTGGAGTATTATGAGAAGAAGCCCTCGAAGGATCCGGAGTGGTATATATCTCTGGGCTTGGCAAGAG GTCAATTGGAGTACACAATTAATGAACTGGATAAGTCCGTGCCTCCAAAATTGAAGGAGAATCTGCAGAATCTAACGAGGAAGATGGATCGCATACGTAACAATACTGATATCACGAAACTGGCCTATCGCAGTAAGGATTATGAATATG TGGCCAAGGCCATATTCGAGAACTTGGACGTACTATCGAGCATCATGGAGCCGATAACCCTCGGCACGATGGGCACCCAGAAGCCTTATCGGTTCGACTTCGAGCAGTACGTGCAGGAAGCCAGGACTAAAATGCCAGGAAGAAAAGCCGCAG ATGCGTGCACAATGCAGCTTCTAGTATCAGCCATGGAGACACAAACGACGCAGTCCGACGGATCCTGTGAACTGTCCCCCGAATGCAGCCAGCAAATCATGAAGGGAGCCGGCCTGGCCTTCCAGCAGACCAGCCGCCTCCGCGCGGCCACGCTCGCCCGCCTCTTCGACTGTATGGACGGAGTGGATCTTAACGCACAGATATACAAACTGTGCATACAGATTTACAAGGAGACGAAGTCGCTAGAGGCTTGGGACCATCCAGCGGGGACTAGGACTATTTTCATGCAGCAAG TAATGTACTGCGCACACCATGGTTACGGGGAGTTTATCAAGCCCCGCTGGATGAACAAGATCATATCCTGGCAAGAGCCGAAAGGCTGCTACTCGGACGATCGCCGGCCCTTCATGAGACTTACGGGCTTCGTGACCGCGGCTCCGCCAGCCCAAAAAGAGCGTGAG GAGGAGTACCGTGTGAAGAAGGCGGCAGTATCGGAAGGTGGTCCCTGCAACTCGCTAACATCCGCCATGGCGCTTGGCTCCTTGGTGGTTTACATACGAGCCTTACTTGAAACGGATCAGGCTTTCCAGTACGATGTATTGGAATAA